In one window of Paenarthrobacter nicotinovorans DNA:
- a CDS encoding GNAT family N-acetyltransferase — translation MWAVSQEQSFDIRVATPGDWAGIWSILEPVIREGETFTWDRGTPEDEAKAKWTKEEPGQTFVAVDRESGKILGTGEFHPNQGGGGSHVANAGYMVAANHSGQGIARALCAYSLQEAKAAGFYAMQYNAVVESNVRAVWLWQSMGFRILATVPEAFNHPEIGYVGLHVMYRKL, via the coding sequence GTGTGGGCTGTGAGCCAAGAACAAAGCTTTGACATCCGCGTCGCAACACCGGGCGACTGGGCCGGCATCTGGTCCATCCTGGAACCCGTGATCCGGGAGGGCGAGACCTTCACCTGGGACCGCGGCACACCGGAGGACGAAGCGAAGGCGAAGTGGACCAAGGAAGAGCCCGGCCAGACGTTTGTGGCCGTCGACAGGGAATCCGGCAAGATTCTCGGGACCGGCGAATTCCACCCCAACCAGGGCGGTGGTGGCAGCCATGTCGCCAACGCCGGTTACATGGTGGCGGCCAACCATTCGGGCCAGGGCATTGCGCGGGCGCTCTGCGCATACTCGCTCCAGGAAGCCAAAGCTGCGGGGTTCTACGCGATGCAGTACAACGCGGTGGTGGAGAGCAACGTCAGGGCCGTGTGGCTGTGGCAGTCCATGGGATTCCGAATCCTTGCCACGGTGCCGGAGGCCTTCAACCATCCGGAGATCGG
- the mshA gene encoding D-inositol-3-phosphate glycosyltransferase: MPMVRRVAFLSLHTSPMEQPGAGDAGGMNVYVRALAMALAESGVEVQIFTRATKASQPAVEHPGPGVCVHNVKAGPRRKIPKEELPELLHHMVVEIDNIRNRQLHGRYDAIHSHYWVSGVAGLELASLWGVPLVHTMHTMAKVKNLVLQPGEHPEPRRRENGEQRIVDGAARLIANTPAEADELVSHYGADRDRIDIAPPGVDLNVFTPSFRKKSRARLEVRPESFHILFAGRIQRLKGPQIFVKAAGILRKRRPDIDLEMTILGSLSGAKDFNLQQIIHEAGLDDVVTHRPPVVAPELAGWFRSADVVVMPSFSESFGLVALEAQACGTPVVATNVGGLSRAISDGRTGILVDGHDPTDWADALEDLYDDVQTREDMGRLAATHAESFGWQRTAAITLDSYREAVGGLLLPRT, from the coding sequence ATGCCGATGGTCCGTCGAGTGGCGTTCTTGTCACTGCACACCTCCCCCATGGAGCAGCCCGGGGCCGGTGACGCCGGTGGGATGAACGTCTACGTCAGGGCCTTGGCCATGGCACTTGCCGAGTCGGGTGTTGAAGTGCAGATCTTCACGCGCGCCACCAAAGCCAGCCAGCCCGCCGTCGAGCATCCCGGTCCCGGCGTGTGCGTCCACAACGTCAAGGCCGGACCACGCCGGAAGATACCCAAGGAAGAACTGCCCGAACTTCTGCACCACATGGTGGTGGAGATCGACAATATCCGGAACCGGCAACTGCATGGCCGCTACGACGCCATCCACTCGCACTATTGGGTCTCCGGCGTTGCGGGGCTTGAGTTGGCCTCATTGTGGGGAGTTCCTCTGGTGCACACCATGCACACCATGGCGAAGGTAAAGAACCTCGTGCTGCAACCCGGCGAACACCCGGAGCCGCGGCGCCGCGAGAACGGCGAGCAGCGGATCGTCGATGGCGCGGCCCGCCTGATAGCCAATACCCCAGCTGAAGCCGATGAACTCGTGTCGCACTACGGGGCGGACCGCGACCGGATCGACATCGCTCCGCCCGGCGTAGACCTCAACGTCTTTACGCCGTCGTTCCGCAAGAAGTCACGTGCCCGGCTGGAGGTGCGGCCGGAGAGCTTCCACATTCTGTTTGCCGGCCGGATCCAGCGGCTCAAAGGTCCCCAGATTTTCGTCAAGGCCGCCGGAATCCTCCGCAAGCGCAGGCCGGACATCGACCTGGAAATGACCATCCTGGGCTCGTTGAGCGGCGCCAAGGACTTCAACCTCCAACAGATCATCCACGAAGCAGGACTCGACGACGTCGTCACCCACCGTCCGCCGGTGGTGGCGCCCGAACTCGCCGGGTGGTTCCGCTCGGCCGACGTCGTCGTGATGCCATCGTTCAGCGAGTCCTTTGGCCTGGTGGCTTTGGAAGCACAGGCGTGCGGTACACCCGTAGTCGCCACCAACGTCGGTGGTCTGTCCCGGGCAATCTCGGACGGCCGCACCGGAATCCTGGTGGACGGACACGACCCCACGGACTGGGCCGATGCCCTCGAGGACCTCTACGACGACGTCCAGACCCGCGAGGACATGGGCCGGCTCGCGGCCACCCATGCCGAATCGTTCGGCTGGCAGCGCACAGCTGCGATCACCTTGGACAGCTACCGTGAAGCCGTCGGGGGCCTGTTGCTTCCGAGGACCTGA